The following proteins are encoded in a genomic region of Ictalurus furcatus strain D&B chromosome 6, Billie_1.0, whole genome shotgun sequence:
- the mstnb gene encoding growth/differentiation factor 8 isoform X1: MHLAQVLISLGFVVAFGPMARTDTGAPEQQQQQQQPTAVTEEREAQCSAASACAFRQHSKQLRLQAIKSQILSKLRLKHAPNVSRDVVKQLLPKAPPVQQLLDLYDVLGDDGKPGTALQDEEEDDEEHATTETVMSMAAEPNPDVQVDQKPKCCFFSFSPKIQASRIVRAQLWVHLRPADEATTVFLQISRLMPIKDGRRHVRIRSLKIDVDAGVNSWQSIDVKQVLAVWLRQPETNWGIEINAFDSKSNDLAITSAEPGEEGLLPFLEVKISEVPKRTRRESGLDCDENSSESRCCRYPLTVDFEDFGWDWIIAPKRYKANYCSGECDYVHLQKYPHTHLVNKANPRGTAGPCCTPTKMSPINMLYFNGKEQIIYGKIPSMVVDRCGCS; this comes from the exons ATGCATTTAGCGCAGGTTCTGATTTCGCTGGGCTTCGTGGTGGCGTTCGGTCCGATGGCGCGCACTGACACCGGAGCAccggagcagcagcagcagcagcagcaacccACCGCCGTGACGGAGGAGCGCGAGGCGCAGTGTTCAGCGGCCAGCGCGTGCGCTTTCCGCCAGCACAGCAAGCAGCTCCGTCTGCAAGCCATCAAGTCCCAGATCCTGAGCAAACTGCGCCTCAAACACGCTCCCAACGTGAGCCGCGATGTGGTCAAGCAGCTGCTCCCGAAAGCGCCACCGGTGCAGCAGCTGCTCGACCTGTACGACGTGCTCGGGGACGACGGCAAGCCGGGCACCGCGCTccaggacgaggaggaggacgacGAGGAGCACGCCACCACCGAGACCGTCATGAGCATGGCCGCCGAGC CCAACCCCGACGTTCAAGTCGACCAAAAACCGAAGTGCTGTTTTTTCTCCTTCAGCCCGAAGATCCAAGCGAGCCGCATCGTAAGGGCGCAGCTCTGGGTGCACTTGCGCCCAGCGGATGAGGCGACAACGGTGTTCTTGCAGATATCGCGACTCATGCCCATCAAAGACGGGAGAAGGCACGTACGAATACGTTCGCTGAAGATCGACGTGGACGCAGGAGTCAATTCGTGGCAGAGCATCGACGTGAAGCAGGTGCTTGCGGTGTGGCTGAGGCAGCCGGAAACCAACTGGGGGATTGAGATCAACGCGTTCGACTCCAAAAGCAACGATCTCGCGATCACTTCTGCGGAGCCTGGAGAAGAGGGACTG CTCCCGTTCTTGGAGGTGAAAATTTCTGAAGTTCCAAAGCGAACCAGGAGAGAATCAGGACTAGACTGTGATGAGAATTCGTCCGAGTCCCGCTGCTGCCGCTACCCCCTTACGGTGGACTTTGAAGACTTCGGCTGGGACTGGATTATTGCCCCAAAACGCTACAAGGCCAACTACTGCTCGGGCGAGTGCGACTACGTGCACTTGCAGAAGTACCCGCATACGCACTTGGTGAACAAGGCCAACCCACGTGGCACTGCCGGCCCCTGCTGCACGCCCACCAAGATGTCTCCCATCAACATGCTCTACTTCAACGGAAAAGAGCAGATCATCTACGGCAAGATCCCCTCCATGGTAGTGGATCGCTGTGGCTGCTCGTGA
- the LOC128608479 gene encoding small membrane A-kinase anchor protein-like: MGCIKSKCNKPTQNSSTVEKVDGGPGKKREEKAVLVYSEAAPDRNTSQVNPVLLDYAQRLSEEIVARAVQQWAEVDSRYSDIPYIECDLP; this comes from the coding sequence ATGGGATGCATCAAATCCAAGTGCAACAAGCCCACGCAGAACTCCAGCACGGTGGAGAAGGTGGACGGCGGGCCTGGGAAGAAGCGAGAGGAGAAGGCTGTCCTGGTGTATTCGGAAGCGGCACCGGACCGGAACACGTCGCAGGTCAACCCGGTCCTTCTGGACTACGCACAGAGACTCTCGGAGGAGATCGTGGCTCGGGCCGTGCAGCAGTGGGCCGAGGTGGACAGCCGCTACAGTGACATCCCATACATCGAGTGTGACTTGCCTTGA
- the mstnb gene encoding growth/differentiation factor 8 isoform X2, producing MARTDTGAPEQQQQQQQPTAVTEEREAQCSAASACAFRQHSKQLRLQAIKSQILSKLRLKHAPNVSRDVVKQLLPKAPPVQQLLDLYDVLGDDGKPGTALQDEEEDDEEHATTETVMSMAAEPNPDVQVDQKPKCCFFSFSPKIQASRIVRAQLWVHLRPADEATTVFLQISRLMPIKDGRRHVRIRSLKIDVDAGVNSWQSIDVKQVLAVWLRQPETNWGIEINAFDSKSNDLAITSAEPGEEGLLPFLEVKISEVPKRTRRESGLDCDENSSESRCCRYPLTVDFEDFGWDWIIAPKRYKANYCSGECDYVHLQKYPHTHLVNKANPRGTAGPCCTPTKMSPINMLYFNGKEQIIYGKIPSMVVDRCGCS from the exons ATGGCGCGCACTGACACCGGAGCAccggagcagcagcagcagcagcagcaacccACCGCCGTGACGGAGGAGCGCGAGGCGCAGTGTTCAGCGGCCAGCGCGTGCGCTTTCCGCCAGCACAGCAAGCAGCTCCGTCTGCAAGCCATCAAGTCCCAGATCCTGAGCAAACTGCGCCTCAAACACGCTCCCAACGTGAGCCGCGATGTGGTCAAGCAGCTGCTCCCGAAAGCGCCACCGGTGCAGCAGCTGCTCGACCTGTACGACGTGCTCGGGGACGACGGCAAGCCGGGCACCGCGCTccaggacgaggaggaggacgacGAGGAGCACGCCACCACCGAGACCGTCATGAGCATGGCCGCCGAGC CCAACCCCGACGTTCAAGTCGACCAAAAACCGAAGTGCTGTTTTTTCTCCTTCAGCCCGAAGATCCAAGCGAGCCGCATCGTAAGGGCGCAGCTCTGGGTGCACTTGCGCCCAGCGGATGAGGCGACAACGGTGTTCTTGCAGATATCGCGACTCATGCCCATCAAAGACGGGAGAAGGCACGTACGAATACGTTCGCTGAAGATCGACGTGGACGCAGGAGTCAATTCGTGGCAGAGCATCGACGTGAAGCAGGTGCTTGCGGTGTGGCTGAGGCAGCCGGAAACCAACTGGGGGATTGAGATCAACGCGTTCGACTCCAAAAGCAACGATCTCGCGATCACTTCTGCGGAGCCTGGAGAAGAGGGACTG CTCCCGTTCTTGGAGGTGAAAATTTCTGAAGTTCCAAAGCGAACCAGGAGAGAATCAGGACTAGACTGTGATGAGAATTCGTCCGAGTCCCGCTGCTGCCGCTACCCCCTTACGGTGGACTTTGAAGACTTCGGCTGGGACTGGATTATTGCCCCAAAACGCTACAAGGCCAACTACTGCTCGGGCGAGTGCGACTACGTGCACTTGCAGAAGTACCCGCATACGCACTTGGTGAACAAGGCCAACCCACGTGGCACTGCCGGCCCCTGCTGCACGCCCACCAAGATGTCTCCCATCAACATGCTCTACTTCAACGGAAAAGAGCAGATCATCTACGGCAAGATCCCCTCCATGGTAGTGGATCGCTGTGGCTGCTCGTGA